From Neodiprion pinetum isolate iyNeoPine1 chromosome 7, iyNeoPine1.2, whole genome shotgun sequence, a single genomic window includes:
- the LOC124222973 gene encoding cytochrome P450 6k1-like, whose translation MGILSLNWWLDFAVVFASAIVAAYLYMTRNFNHWSKRNVMEMSPIPFFGNFLDCCLFRKSTSEVIQSVYEKGSGNEGKPYVGFYVFDKPALVLRDHEIMKRILIKDFDYFRDRFMRTDASDTIAYGNLFLMRNPAWRAMRLKLSQFFSAAKLQRTFRLMVDVGEDLDRHLEALKLGGTGRTIEVKEIAAEFMTDVIGSCAFGLRVNCLNNPDAEFRTCGKNMFQFSYVRSAEFTSIFFIPELVRPLKLKFFSKASTNFMRKVFTETLNKRMESGVRRDDLIDLMIDWTKSDIDISEDFKLEGDSLVGTAALFLAAGFETTSTIMAFGLYELALHPDVQSKLREEIRTAMANNGGDITYGMINSLPYLDKVVSETLRKYPSLPFLDRMANTDYEVAETGLVIEKGTPVYVSLLGLHYDPEYYPEPHKFDPERFSEANRDKIPRYAYLPFGIGPRSCVGLRLGMLQSKLGILKVISNYELTVCEKTKISPRFNPKSLLLGVDGGLFVNARKVE comes from the exons ATGGGCATTCTGTCATTGAACTGGTGGCTGGATTTCGCGGTGGTGTTTGCGTCCGCCATTGTGGCAGCCTATTTGTATATGACACGGAATTTCAACCACTGGTCAAAGCGAAACGTAATGGAAATGTCACCGATACCGTTCTTCGGAAATTTCTTGGACTGTTGTCTGTTCCGTAAGTCAACATCGGAAGTGATTCAGTCGGTGTACGAAAAGGGTAGCGGCAATGAGGGAAAACCTTACGTGGGATTTTACGTCTTTGACAAGCCAGCTCTGGTCCTGCGCGACCACGAGATAATGAAGAGAATCTTGATCAAGGACTTCGACTACTTCAGGGACAGATTCATGAGAACGGATGCTTCGGACACTATAGCCTATGGGAATCTATTCCTCATGAGAAACCCGGCGTGGCGAGCGATGCGTCTGAAACTATCGCAATTCTTCTCAGCTGCGAAACTCCAGCGGACTTTCAGACTGATGGTGGACGTCGGTGAGGACCTGGACAGACACTTGGAGGCCCTCAAACTCGGAG GCACCGGTCGAACGATCGAGGTTAAGGAGATTGCGGCTGAGTTCATGACCGATGTGATAGGATCGTGCGCCTTCGGGCTCAGAGTGAATTGTCTGAACAATCCGGACGCGGAATTCAGGACGTGCGGAAAAAACATGTTCCAGTTCAGCTACGTACGCAGCGCCGAGTTCACTTCGATATTCTTCATTCCGGAGCTGGTCCGACCTCTGAAACTCAAGTTCTTCTCCAAGGCGTCGACAAACTTCATGCGAAAGGTGTTCACGGAGACTCTCAACAAAAGGATGGAGAGCGGCGTTCGCAGGGACGATTTGATCGACTTGATGATTGACTGGACGAAATCGGATATCGACATTTCCGAGGATTTCA AACTCGAGGGAGACTCGCTCGTCGGAACGGCCGCACTTTTTCTCGCTGCGGGATTCGAGACAACCTCGACAATCATGGCCTTTGGACTCTACGAATTGGCTCTTCATCCGGATGTACAATCAAAACTTCGGGAAGAGATAAGGACTGCTATGGCCAATAACGGAGGCGATATAACATACGGAATG ATCAACAGTCTTCCGTATCTGGACAAGGTCGTCTCGGAGACACTTCGAAAGTATCCGTCTCTACCGTTCTTGGATAGAATGGCGAACACTGATTACGAAGTGGCGGAAACTGGCCTTGTAATCGAGAAAGGTACACCGGTTTATGTTTCTCTTCTTGGGCTGCACTATGACCCCGAATATTATCCCGAACCCCATAAGTTCGATCCGGAAAGGTTCAGCGAGGCGAACAGGGACAAAATACCGCGCTACGCTTATCTGCCCTTCGGAATTGGTCCCAGAAGTTGTGTGG GTCTCAGATTAGGAATGCTCCAATCGAAGTTGGGGATTTTGAAAGTCATATCAAACTACGAGCTCACCGTTTgcgaaaaaactaaaatttcgCCGCGTTTCAATCCGAAATCTTTATTGTTAGGTGTGGATGGTGGCCTCTTTGTTAACGCTCGTAAAGTCGAGTAA